A genomic region of Ehrlichia japonica contains the following coding sequences:
- the folD gene encoding bifunctional methylenetetrahydrofolate dehydrogenase/methenyltetrahydrofolate cyclohydrolase FolD — MEGIIDGKAIAEGITNALTTCISDLKSQHNLTPCLIVILVGDDPASHLYVRNKQRKAEMLGLKSETTLLPSTISESSLIDKIRELNNDDSVHGILVQLPVPKHIDKNLIINTIDPRKDVDGFHNENVGKLFTGQKGCLMPCTPRGCLYLIKTVTRNLSGSDAVVIGRSNIVGKPMACLLLGENCTVTTVHSATRNLPDYCSKADIIVAAVGISHFVKSAWIKPGAIVIDVGINSIEENGVKKFVGDVDFSGARSIASAITPVPGGVGPMTIAFLMVNTVMAACNQIGIENFVEKYLDL; from the coding sequence ATGGAAGGTATTATAGATGGAAAAGCGATTGCTGAGGGTATTACTAATGCACTTACTACGTGTATTAGTGATTTAAAATCACAGCATAATCTAACGCCATGTTTGATAGTTATACTTGTTGGGGACGATCCTGCAAGCCATTTGTATGTGCGTAATAAGCAGCGAAAAGCGGAAATGTTGGGACTAAAATCTGAAACTACGTTATTACCAAGCACGATATCTGAAAGCAGTTTGATTGATAAAATACGTGAATTGAATAATGATGATAGTGTTCATGGGATTTTGGTGCAGCTTCCTGTACCAAAGCATATTGATAAGAATTTAATAATTAATACTATTGATCCAAGGAAGGATGTTGATGGGTTTCACAATGAAAATGTAGGGAAGCTATTTACTGGACAGAAGGGTTGTCTAATGCCTTGTACTCCTAGGGGGTGTCTTTATTTGATTAAAACTGTAACTCGTAATTTATCTGGAAGTGATGCTGTAGTTATAGGAAGGTCAAATATAGTAGGTAAACCTATGGCTTGTTTGTTGTTGGGAGAAAATTGTACTGTTACTACAGTTCACTCAGCTACGCGTAATTTACCTGATTACTGTTCTAAAGCTGATATTATTGTAGCTGCAGTTGGTATATCTCACTTTGTTAAGTCTGCTTGGATTAAGCCTGGCGCAATTGTTATAGATGTTGGTATTAATTCTATAGAGGAAAATGGGGTTAAGAAGTTTGTAGGGGATGTTGATTTTTCTGGAGCTAGAAGTATAGCTTCAGCTATTACTCCGGTTCCTGGTGGTGTAGGGCCTATGACTATAGCATTTTTAATGGTTAATACTGTAATGGCAGCGTGTAATCAAATTGGTATTGAAAATTTTGTTGAAAAATATTTAGATTTGTAA